One window of Bacteroidales bacterium genomic DNA carries:
- a CDS encoding beta-galactosidase gives MKFSIKESNFLLDDKKVFLLSGEIHYFRIKRELWDKHLEAAKEAGLTTVSTYVPWAWHEEEEGIFDFNGKTCPEKDLLGWLQRCQAHGLHCIVKPGPFILAEFRGAGLPDWFVEKFADQVKMRKRNGDIVQSDGVNLFHPVFLEKVALWYDQIMPLISEMEISKGGPVIMMQICNEIGVFSWLTHQADYGDGVKERFVKFLKNKFSTIAELNSLWGTDYADFSQVELPPDGKLPYSSKGDRGRDYEWHLFWRTYYGDYLRMLAKMARDRGVTIPFYHNLPGWIYGSGYEFPVNITMYEDLFEEKSEIIFGVDHIPEFLSYRNMHDDRIINDITRAMQGNKPLFAAEFQCGSREYHVVTNPREMELFYKASVANGLVGWNYYMFSQGRNPKRKGYSGETFYWFNPLTPEAERTSAFPLVKRMNSIIKTSESFIVSAKRKAEICVLFYPPYYATELERPETGASSLQFNASSIRRPAYFDGLLKVLQVLNIDYDMVDLTKATADNLSNYKQVWAFSTDEMNAKDQETLVKYTKRGSNLIIFPYLPDREMSQKPCTILRDALQIHPSGSEIIDSPLVDIFDLKDIKCANPQIIYDEKQIGDAEVIARTINGTVCGFVKKLGTGTVMHLGTWIGFDTEGHKPVYEAILKKSNARLRQASTNNENVAVRERFTAENTALLFVGNYYNEEQSGTVNYSHPESGESISIPYFQKAGLWPALYGVLSPVCLEIASGLKILHCTSDMLKIQKNGDQVEIELYGDRDLVGEIVFEGEKALLIKSATIDGEPVKKNFDKNRVVFNYPHKHKKEFTLVIDL, from the coding sequence ATGAAATTCAGCATTAAAGAAAGCAACTTTTTACTTGACGATAAGAAAGTATTTTTACTCTCAGGGGAAATTCATTATTTCAGGATCAAACGAGAGCTTTGGGACAAACACCTCGAAGCCGCCAAAGAGGCTGGCCTGACGACGGTCAGCACTTATGTACCCTGGGCATGGCATGAGGAAGAAGAAGGCATTTTTGATTTTAATGGAAAAACTTGTCCTGAAAAGGATCTGCTGGGTTGGCTTCAGCGCTGTCAGGCTCATGGCCTGCATTGCATTGTAAAGCCCGGCCCTTTCATTTTGGCCGAATTTCGTGGGGCAGGGCTGCCAGACTGGTTTGTAGAGAAATTTGCCGACCAGGTAAAAATGCGCAAACGCAATGGCGATATCGTCCAAAGCGATGGTGTAAACCTTTTTCACCCTGTTTTTTTGGAAAAAGTGGCGCTTTGGTACGATCAGATCATGCCGCTGATCAGCGAAATGGAAATTTCAAAAGGAGGCCCTGTGATCATGATGCAGATTTGCAATGAGATTGGCGTCTTCTCATGGCTGACACACCAGGCTGATTATGGCGACGGAGTAAAGGAGCGTTTTGTCAAATTTTTAAAAAACAAGTTTTCAACTATCGCTGAATTGAATAGCCTGTGGGGGACAGATTATGCTGACTTTTCCCAGGTCGAACTTCCTCCCGACGGCAAACTGCCTTACAGTTCAAAAGGTGATCGTGGTCGTGATTATGAGTGGCATCTTTTCTGGCGAACTTATTATGGCGATTATCTCAGAATGTTGGCGAAGATGGCAAGAGACCGCGGGGTTACAATTCCATTTTACCACAACCTCCCGGGCTGGATTTATGGTAGCGGTTACGAATTTCCGGTCAACATCACCATGTATGAGGATTTGTTTGAGGAAAAGAGTGAAATCATTTTCGGAGTGGATCACATCCCGGAATTCTTGTCGTACCGCAACATGCACGACGACCGGATTATCAACGATATCACCCGTGCGATGCAGGGTAACAAACCGCTTTTCGCTGCCGAATTTCAGTGTGGCTCCCGCGAATACCACGTGGTAACCAACCCGCGTGAAATGGAACTTTTTTACAAAGCAAGCGTGGCCAATGGCCTTGTGGGTTGGAACTATTACATGTTTTCGCAGGGAAGAAATCCTAAGCGAAAAGGCTATTCCGGAGAGACTTTTTATTGGTTTAATCCCCTGACGCCGGAGGCTGAGCGGACAAGCGCTTTCCCTTTGGTTAAGCGGATGAATAGCATCATCAAAACATCCGAAAGCTTCATTGTTAGTGCTAAGCGAAAAGCTGAGATTTGTGTACTTTTCTATCCTCCCTACTACGCCACCGAACTGGAAAGACCTGAAACTGGCGCCAGCAGTCTGCAATTTAACGCGTCATCCATCCGTCGGCCTGCTTATTTTGACGGCCTGCTTAAAGTGCTCCAGGTGCTGAACATTGATTATGATATGGTTGACCTCACAAAAGCAACCGCCGACAACCTGTCCAATTACAAACAGGTCTGGGCTTTCAGCACCGATGAAATGAATGCGAAAGATCAGGAAACATTGGTTAAATACACAAAACGCGGCAGCAACCTGATCATTTTCCCTTACCTGCCCGATCGCGAAATGTCTCAAAAACCTTGCACCATCCTTCGTGATGCACTTCAAATTCACCCGTCAGGAAGCGAAATCATTGACTCGCCTTTGGTTGATATTTTTGATCTGAAAGATATCAAATGCGCCAATCCACAAATCATTTATGATGAAAAACAAATTGGCGATGCAGAGGTGATTGCAAGGACGATCAATGGTACGGTTTGCGGATTTGTAAAAAAACTTGGAACCGGAACCGTGATGCACCTGGGAACCTGGATCGGATTTGATACCGAAGGCCACAAACCGGTGTATGAAGCTATACTGAAAAAATCAAATGCCAGACTGAGGCAGGCATCAACAAATAACGAAAATGTTGCTGTCAGGGAGCGCTTTACAGCAGAAAATACTGCCCTGCTTTTTGTCGGAAATTATTACAACGAAGAGCAATCCGGAACGGTGAATTATTCTCATCCCGAAAGCGGCGAAAGCATCTCCATCCCTTATTTTCAGAAGGCGGGTCTATGGCCCGCGCTCTACGGCGTATTATCACCGGTTTGTCTCGAAATTGCATCTGGACTGAAAATCCTTCATTGTACATCTGATATGTTGAAAATTCAAAAAAATGGTGATCAGGTGGAAATTGAACTTTATGGAGATCGCGATTTGGTCGGGGAAATTGTTTTTGAAGGAGAAAAAGCTTTACTGATTAAGTCGGCAACCATTGATGGCGAGCCGGTTAAAAAGAATTTTGACAAGAATCGGGTAGTTTTCAATTACCCGCACAAACATAAAAAGGAATTTACCCTGGTTATTGATTTGTAG
- a CDS encoding discoidin domain-containing protein, which yields MKNQVNLKITFTALLFLTATIISAQGRMLDEFESKAGWDYIKSDGVNLNLSNEKGLTGNAVRFDYDFTKGTGYGGIQKLFPIDLPENYEFTFFIRAESPANNFEIKFIDSTGENVWWVSNRNYDFPGEWKKIRIKKRHISFAWGPTEDQHLKRIDRIEFTIASFVGGKGTLWIDNLKFEPLPPEVQSYPQPILTATSFVKKLSPVMMTDGDLETHWLSKGVTNQQVIVDFTTRREFGGLHIIWAKGLSAKGFEIMASDDGIKWENMYSVKSNQGEVSFIRLPEAEAKYLKINLLQANSDMGFGIAELKFLDVKSSLTMNDFLIYVAKNSPEGDYPRYFLEQASYWTVSGVNNDVKEAMINEDGMVEVDKALFSIEPVIKTANALYNWSNVESSQSFGLNGKAGELPFVPTVAWQCDDIKFVTGIISTGEANKNSRLNIRYSFGNLSDQQKDFEFYLLIRPYQVNPYYQFLNLAGGAGKIRSIIEEEDGVITVDDKVVLLQRRFDQFAAGSSDDGNLVELIRNDLLPARTSAIDQNGLANGVMKYSITLKPGEKTEFYVVVPFYGKMPSDVKLSNAFVAEEFATMSDYWKSRVDHIQFNLPESADRMINAYKANLIYILINRDKVGIQPGSRSYERSWIRDGALTSSALLKSGIVEEVKDFIDWYAVHQYESGKVPCVVDFRGPDPVPEHDSHGQLIYLIREYFNFTRDTAFLQSKNQYVLKAVEYIESLVAERSTDHFKNGNDSIRAYYGLVPESISHEGYSAKPMHSYWDNFFIMKGLKDAVEMQKILGEKDNYQHISKVRDTFRENLYNSIDLAMEVRGIDYIPGCVELGDFDATSTTIALTPCNEYKNLPKPEVYNTFNRYYEFFKNRRDDKIEWVNYTPYENRLIGSFIFLDQPDRAHELIDFLLNDQRPQGWHHWAEVVWNDFRIPRFIGDMPHTWVGSDFVNSIRSMFVYENEYDNSLVLASALYQDWIDAPGGMSVENLPTYYGDISYSIKKGTDHYLFTINGDVRPPANGIKIRNFNGSKLPARVTVNGVETSHFSEKEISVHEFPAYVLIYY from the coding sequence ATGAAAAATCAGGTCAACTTGAAAATTACTTTTACAGCATTGTTGTTTCTCACAGCAACAATCATTTCGGCTCAGGGTAGAATGCTGGATGAATTTGAAAGCAAAGCCGGTTGGGATTATATCAAATCTGACGGAGTGAATCTCAATCTATCCAACGAAAAAGGATTGACCGGCAACGCAGTCCGGTTTGATTACGACTTCACCAAAGGAACCGGCTATGGAGGAATCCAGAAACTCTTCCCCATTGATCTGCCCGAAAATTATGAATTTACCTTTTTTATCAGAGCCGAATCACCAGCCAATAATTTTGAGATCAAATTCATTGATAGTACCGGGGAAAATGTCTGGTGGGTGAGCAACCGCAATTATGATTTTCCCGGAGAATGGAAAAAAATCCGCATCAAAAAGCGGCACATCAGCTTTGCATGGGGACCTACTGAAGATCAGCATTTAAAACGAATTGACCGGATCGAATTTACTATAGCATCATTTGTGGGCGGCAAAGGCACGCTCTGGATTGACAACCTGAAATTTGAGCCGCTTCCCCCTGAAGTTCAATCCTATCCTCAGCCCATTCTAACAGCTACATCTTTTGTAAAGAAGCTAAGCCCTGTGATGATGACCGATGGCGACTTGGAAACTCATTGGCTAAGCAAAGGAGTTACCAACCAGCAGGTGATCGTTGATTTCACCACCCGGCGGGAGTTTGGCGGATTGCACATCATTTGGGCAAAAGGTCTATCTGCAAAAGGTTTTGAGATAATGGCCTCAGATGATGGGATAAAGTGGGAAAACATGTATTCCGTGAAATCCAACCAGGGTGAGGTCAGTTTTATCCGGCTGCCGGAAGCTGAAGCAAAGTATTTGAAAATAAACCTTTTGCAGGCCAATTCCGACATGGGTTTTGGCATAGCTGAATTGAAATTTTTAGATGTAAAAAGTTCATTAACCATGAACGACTTTTTGATTTATGTTGCTAAAAACTCCCCTGAAGGAGATTACCCGCGGTATTTTCTGGAACAGGCCTCCTACTGGACTGTTTCAGGTGTTAACAATGACGTGAAAGAAGCCATGATCAACGAAGATGGGATGGTGGAGGTGGACAAGGCATTGTTTTCGATTGAACCAGTGATTAAAACAGCGAACGCTCTTTATAATTGGAGCAATGTCGAATCTTCTCAATCATTTGGTCTGAATGGAAAAGCCGGTGAACTTCCATTTGTTCCGACGGTTGCGTGGCAATGTGATGACATTAAATTTGTTACGGGAATAATTTCAACTGGTGAAGCCAACAAAAATTCAAGGCTGAATATCCGCTATTCATTCGGGAATCTCTCCGATCAACAAAAGGATTTTGAGTTTTATTTATTGATTCGCCCTTATCAGGTGAATCCATATTACCAGTTTTTAAATTTGGCAGGCGGGGCAGGAAAAATCAGGTCAATCATCGAAGAAGAGGATGGTGTAATTACAGTGGACGACAAAGTAGTGCTTTTACAACGGAGATTTGATCAATTTGCCGCGGGATCTTCCGATGATGGCAACCTTGTAGAATTGATCCGCAATGATTTACTGCCCGCTCGAACATCGGCAATTGACCAAAATGGTTTAGCAAATGGCGTCATGAAATATTCCATCACCCTGAAGCCTGGCGAAAAAACTGAGTTTTATGTGGTTGTTCCTTTTTATGGCAAAATGCCTTCTGATGTTAAACTGAGCAATGCGTTTGTTGCTGAAGAATTTGCCACGATGTCGGATTATTGGAAATCAAGAGTGGATCACATCCAATTCAACCTGCCGGAGTCGGCTGACCGGATGATCAATGCTTACAAGGCCAATTTGATCTATATCCTGATAAATCGGGATAAAGTTGGGATCCAGCCCGGTTCAAGGTCGTACGAAAGAAGCTGGATTCGTGACGGCGCGCTAACTTCCTCTGCGTTGTTAAAATCGGGTATTGTGGAAGAAGTGAAAGATTTCATTGACTGGTATGCCGTACATCAATACGAAAGCGGCAAAGTTCCATGCGTGGTTGACTTCCGCGGCCCCGACCCGGTTCCCGAACACGACAGCCACGGGCAACTGATTTACCTGATTCGTGAATACTTTAACTTTACCCGGGATACGGCATTTCTTCAGTCAAAAAATCAATATGTCCTGAAGGCAGTCGAATACATCGAATCCCTCGTAGCCGAGCGGTCAACAGATCATTTTAAAAATGGCAACGACAGCATCCGGGCTTATTACGGACTGGTTCCGGAATCTATCAGCCATGAAGGTTATTCGGCCAAGCCCATGCACTCTTACTGGGACAATTTCTTCATCATGAAAGGGCTGAAGGATGCGGTGGAAATGCAAAAGATTTTAGGGGAAAAAGATAATTATCAGCACATCAGCAAAGTGAGAGACACTTTCAGGGAGAACCTTTACAACTCCATTGACCTTGCCATGGAAGTCAGAGGAATTGACTACATCCCCGGCTGTGTTGAGCTGGGCGATTTTGATGCAACGTCCACCACCATTGCTTTAACTCCGTGCAACGAATATAAAAACCTGCCCAAACCAGAGGTTTACAACACATTTAACCGTTATTACGAATTTTTCAAAAACCGGAGAGATGATAAAATTGAATGGGTGAATTACACGCCTTACGAAAACCGTTTGATCGGGTCATTTATCTTCCTTGATCAACCCGACCGGGCGCACGAACTGATTGATTTTCTCCTAAACGACCAGCGCCCTCAAGGCTGGCATCACTGGGCCGAAGTGGTCTGGAACGATTTCCGCATCCCGCGCTTTATCGGCGACATGCCGCATACCTGGGTAGGCAGTGATTTCGTCAACTCCATCCGCTCGATGTTTGTTTATGAAAATGAATATGACAATTCGCTTGTATTGGCTTCAGCGCTTTACCAGGACTGGATTGATGCGCCCGGGGGGATGTCGGTTGAAAATTTGCCAACCTATTACGGTGACATCTCCTATTCAATAAAAAAGGGAACAGATCATTACCTGTTTACAATTAATGGAGATGTAAGACCCCCCGCTAACGGAATCAAAATAAGGAACTTCAACGGGTCCAAATTGCCGGCGAGAGTTACTGTGAATGGTGTGGAAACCAGTCATTTCAGTGAAAAGGAAATTTCGGTACATGAATTTCCTGCTTATGTGTTGATTTACTATTAA
- the bglX gene encoding beta-glucosidase BglX → MRSKLHLLIVICFSLLVVGCSSGKKQPVNEEMEDFVEGLLAQMTLEEKIGQMTLFAGDMDQTGQLKRKDIEEDIKLGRVGAIFNNYGAINTRRLQEFAIKNTRLRIPLLFGLDVIHGFKTIFPVPLAEAASWDLQAIEKSARIAAIEASAVGLNWTFAPVCDISRDPRWGRIVEGAGEDPYLASLIARARVRGFQGENLKANNTLAACVKHFAAYGAVQAGREYNSVDMSERMLREVYLPPYQAAVDEGALTLMTAFNDLNGVPASASKFLLTDILRNEWNFDGFVVTDYTSIMELIQHGVATDEAQASEISLKAGVDMDMQSGFFQKELAKLVEQNIIEEEQINTAVRRILKVKYQLGLFEDPFRYCSDEREQNEIMAPEFLEAARDIARKSIVLLKNKNNLLPLSKELKTIAVIGPLADAKIEMNGSWAAAGDRSKSVTLLEGLRAKLPEMNLIFAKGCEIDGTVTDGFAEAIAAAMQSEVVILAIGEAASMSGEAASRSDIGLPGVQQELVEALHKTGKPIVVVLINGRPLTINWIDEKIPAIIEAWFPGTQGGHAISDVLFGDYNPSGKLPVTFPKNVGQIPIYYSSKNTGRPFDPKNKYTSHYLDVSNDPLYVFGYGLNYTTFEYGEIMLDKNSMTDYETLEVSVEVTNTGKIAGEEVVQLYIQDAVASLTRPVRELKGFKKIMIEPGQSVTATFTIKPSDLAFYDQDMHFTAEKGEFRIYIGGNSRDTKSAVFELK, encoded by the coding sequence ATGAGATCTAAATTGCATTTGCTGATCGTTATCTGTTTTTCACTGCTGGTGGTTGGATGTTCCTCAGGGAAAAAGCAACCTGTAAATGAGGAGATGGAAGATTTTGTTGAGGGGCTGCTTGCACAAATGACCCTCGAAGAAAAGATCGGACAAATGACCCTGTTTGCCGGCGACATGGATCAAACCGGTCAACTGAAACGCAAAGACATTGAGGAAGACATCAAACTGGGCAGAGTAGGAGCAATCTTTAACAATTACGGAGCAATTAACACCCGCAGGCTTCAGGAATTTGCGATAAAGAACACCCGCTTGAGAATCCCTCTGCTCTTTGGACTTGATGTGATTCATGGTTTCAAAACAATTTTTCCGGTTCCACTCGCTGAAGCTGCAAGTTGGGATTTACAAGCCATTGAAAAATCAGCCCGCATTGCAGCCATCGAAGCCAGCGCTGTGGGGTTAAACTGGACATTTGCGCCTGTTTGTGATATTTCCCGTGATCCTCGTTGGGGTAGAATTGTGGAAGGCGCCGGCGAAGACCCTTATCTCGCTTCCCTGATCGCACGTGCAAGGGTTAGAGGATTTCAGGGTGAAAATTTGAAAGCAAACAATACCCTGGCAGCATGCGTAAAGCATTTTGCTGCCTATGGCGCTGTTCAGGCCGGAAGAGAGTACAACAGTGTGGATATGTCGGAACGTATGTTGCGCGAGGTTTACCTGCCTCCGTATCAGGCAGCAGTTGATGAAGGTGCTTTAACGCTGATGACCGCTTTCAATGATCTGAATGGCGTTCCGGCATCAGCCAGCAAGTTTTTGTTGACCGATATTTTGCGCAATGAATGGAATTTTGACGGTTTTGTGGTGACCGATTATACTTCCATCATGGAGTTGATACAGCATGGCGTGGCAACAGATGAAGCGCAAGCCTCTGAAATTTCGTTGAAAGCCGGAGTGGATATGGATATGCAGTCAGGTTTTTTTCAGAAGGAACTTGCTAAACTGGTTGAGCAAAATATCATTGAAGAAGAACAGATTAACACCGCTGTTCGGCGAATTTTAAAAGTTAAATATCAGCTGGGTTTATTTGAAGATCCTTTCCGCTATTGCTCCGATGAGCGGGAACAAAACGAAATCATGGCGCCTGAGTTTCTTGAAGCGGCCAGGGATATAGCCAGGAAATCCATCGTTTTGCTAAAAAACAAGAACAATTTGCTGCCTTTATCAAAAGAACTCAAAACCATTGCCGTGATTGGCCCTCTGGCTGATGCCAAAATTGAGATGAATGGCAGTTGGGCTGCAGCCGGTGATAGATCAAAGTCGGTTACTTTACTGGAAGGGTTGAGAGCGAAACTACCCGAAATGAATCTGATTTTTGCCAAAGGTTGTGAGATTGACGGAACTGTAACCGATGGATTTGCGGAAGCCATCGCAGCGGCCATGCAGTCCGAGGTGGTCATTCTTGCAATTGGTGAAGCCGCCTCGATGTCCGGAGAGGCTGCCAGCAGGTCTGACATTGGGTTGCCGGGCGTTCAGCAGGAACTGGTCGAAGCATTACACAAAACCGGAAAACCCATCGTAGTTGTGCTGATCAATGGCCGGCCTCTGACGATCAACTGGATTGATGAGAAAATTCCCGCCATTATTGAAGCCTGGTTTCCCGGAACTCAAGGCGGCCATGCCATTTCCGATGTGTTGTTTGGCGATTACAATCCATCGGGAAAGTTGCCGGTGACCTTTCCAAAAAATGTAGGTCAGATTCCCATTTACTACAGCTCGAAAAATACCGGGCGTCCATTTGATCCCAAAAACAAATACACATCCCATTACCTCGATGTCTCCAATGATCCGCTGTACGTTTTTGGTTATGGACTGAACTACACTACTTTTGAGTATGGAGAAATCATGTTGGATAAAAATTCCATGACTGACTATGAGACCCTCGAAGTGTCGGTTGAAGTAACCAACACAGGAAAAATCGCCGGAGAAGAGGTGGTGCAGCTTTACATTCAGGATGCAGTTGCTTCTCTGACAAGACCTGTTAGGGAACTCAAAGGCTTTAAAAAAATAATGATTGAGCCAGGTCAGTCTGTAACAGCGACATTTACCATCAAACCGTCTGACCTGGCTTTTTATGATCAGGACATGCATTTTACTGCTGAAAAGGGAGAATTTCGTATTTATATTGGGGGTAATTCACGTGACACAAAGTCAGCAGTTTTTGAACTTAAATAA
- a CDS encoding MFS transporter, which yields MEEQVAVDAKGTGSGDKIRFSQLAAYGAGGIIPIALFNIAGILVGLMGNISLGLSAFWLGVILIIPRLWDAVSDPLIGHLSDNTRTRWGRRRPFLLIGGILVAVFFVLMWWIPKGEMVREFFPSESGFQAFQLVYILVSLLLFYTACTIFEIPHGALGMEMTTDYHERTRLFSAKSFIGNLFAMSTPWLFALASMPIFKGPGGNEADGMRYVSIMIAAILIPLSFWWTYKLREPGFVRIKKQEKTPFWKDMKHTAGNRNFIMLTLTIFTLAMGFNFVNLLGSYIPIFYIFGGDKVAGAYLLGINGTIWAVTGVLAVFPLNWISPKIGKRSTLSIAILLMCLAQLSKIVCYNPEYPYLIIIPTILLSTGMLFFFTLGSSMVGDICDEDDLKTGHRTEGSFYSVFWWFIKMGTALASFVAGALIVFTMFDQTQVTKVDALQGSIRVLQTEVKSLNDGKAGTADFEEMIDNARKRSTELMIHLEDKTLKTKKSTDHYRELMEHMSGVNSRIDNLNQDLPPEMLENELTKIEKETVLLTQQSPYTLLMMRVVEIGLPLLLSIFSIFFILRYSLTEKRSHEIKALLSQRNREREHEENKKPEPGII from the coding sequence ATGGAAGAACAGGTAGCAGTGGATGCCAAAGGCACGGGGAGTGGGGATAAAATACGTTTTTCGCAGTTGGCCGCTTATGGCGCCGGAGGTATTATTCCCATCGCACTCTTCAATATTGCGGGGATACTCGTAGGGTTGATGGGGAACATCAGCCTGGGTTTGAGCGCTTTCTGGCTTGGAGTTATCCTGATCATCCCCCGCTTATGGGATGCCGTTTCCGATCCATTGATCGGCCATTTGTCGGACAATACACGGACACGCTGGGGACGCCGTCGGCCTTTTCTTTTAATCGGTGGGATTTTGGTTGCTGTCTTTTTCGTCCTGATGTGGTGGATACCCAAAGGCGAGATGGTGCGTGAATTTTTCCCAAGTGAGTCAGGTTTCCAGGCCTTTCAGCTCGTTTACATTTTAGTCTCACTGCTGTTGTTTTATACTGCATGCACCATTTTCGAAATCCCGCACGGCGCCCTCGGCATGGAAATGACTACCGATTATCATGAGCGAACCAGGCTTTTTAGTGCAAAGAGTTTCATAGGAAACTTGTTTGCCATGAGTACACCCTGGCTGTTTGCCCTTGCCAGCATGCCAATTTTCAAAGGCCCCGGAGGCAACGAGGCCGATGGGATGCGCTATGTTTCGATCATGATAGCAGCCATCCTGATTCCGCTTTCCTTCTGGTGGACCTACAAATTACGCGAACCCGGGTTTGTCAGGATTAAAAAGCAGGAAAAGACCCCTTTCTGGAAAGACATGAAACATACCGCCGGAAACAGGAATTTCATCATGCTCACATTGACTATTTTCACGCTGGCGATGGGTTTCAATTTCGTCAACCTGCTCGGTTCGTACATTCCGATTTTCTACATTTTTGGTGGAGATAAAGTTGCCGGCGCTTACCTGCTTGGCATCAATGGCACCATCTGGGCAGTCACCGGTGTGCTGGCCGTTTTTCCTCTCAACTGGATCAGCCCTAAAATCGGGAAACGCAGCACCCTCTCGATTGCTATTTTACTGATGTGCCTGGCGCAACTTTCAAAGATTGTTTGTTACAATCCTGAATACCCTTACCTGATCATCATTCCCACCATTTTGCTTTCGACCGGAATGTTATTTTTCTTTACCCTGGGGTCTTCGATGGTAGGGGATATTTGTGATGAAGATGACCTGAAAACCGGCCATCGCACCGAAGGAAGTTTTTACTCGGTGTTCTGGTGGTTTATCAAAATGGGGACCGCTTTGGCCAGTTTTGTTGCCGGTGCCTTGATCGTTTTCACCATGTTCGACCAAACCCAGGTGACTAAGGTGGATGCGCTGCAGGGCAGCATAAGGGTATTGCAAACCGAGGTGAAATCTTTGAACGATGGTAAGGCCGGCACAGCAGATTTTGAGGAGATGATTGATAATGCACGGAAACGATCCACCGAATTGATGATTCACCTCGAAGATAAAACCCTGAAAACCAAAAAGAGTACCGACCATTACAGGGAATTGATGGAACACATGTCGGGCGTCAACAGCAGGATTGACAATCTGAATCAGGATTTACCTCCTGAGATGTTGGAAAACGAACTAACTAAAATCGAAAAGGAAACCGTGCTACTTACACAACAATCCCCTTACACATTGTTGATGATGAGGGTCGTAGAGATCGGTCTGCCACTGCTGCTGAGCATCTTCTCAATATTCTTCATCCTGCGCTACTCCCTGACCGAAAAACGATCGCATGAAATCAAAGCGCTGTTAAGCCAAAGAAACAGGGAAAGAGAACATGAGGAGAATAAGAAACCAGAGCCGGGGATCATTTAA